The proteins below are encoded in one region of Colletotrichum lupini chromosome 5, complete sequence:
- a CDS encoding RNA recognition domain-containing protein, which translates to MSVLLETSSGDIVIDLLVDYAPKLCENFLKLCKVKYYNFSPVHSVQKNFSFQTGDPLGPLSKQSDGGTSMWGLLSGDSSKKMFPAFFHPKLKHLERGTVSMATAPLDSDPDTRVAASQFIITLGDETDYLDGKAAVFGKVVEGFDVLEKINEAIVDDKGHPLIDIRIKHTIVLDDPYPDPPELREPSASPPPTKSQLDTVRIADEAALHEDDDLDEEAIEKRRRDREARAQALTLEMMGDLPFAEVAPPENVLFVCKLNPVTTDADLELIFGRFGKILSCEVIRDAKTGDSLQYAFIEYADKASCEAAYAKMQDVLIDDRRIHVDFSQSVSKLQQVWRDDTNQKRRKHASRGGFGGVDELEKRRQYRDEYERNGDDYDLVYGDEEMKGRHQRAKDRHRNRRGDAVEAPDAQGPWIGTEEEMEIDTDPMIAVPADGTINTNGDVTIGIRVAETAETGTIGIEVGIETRTDEDSNSSSSSSSSSSNCKTRISFSSRLRQCSFKTIPSRR; encoded by the exons ATGTCAGTGCTTCTGGAAACCAGCTCTGGCGATATCGTGATTGACCTGCTGGTCGATTACGCGCCAAAGCTTTGCGAAAA CTTCCTGAAGCTTTGCAAAGTCAAATATTACAACTTTTCACCAGTCCACTCTGTTCAGAAGAACTTTTCCTTCCAGACCGGCGATCCTCTCGGACCCTTATCGAAACAATCCGATGGAGGCACCTCTATGTGGGGCCTGCTGTCGGGCGACAGCTCCAAGAAGATGTTCCCGGCCTTCTTCCACCCGAAACTGAAGCATCTCGAGCGAGGCACCGTCAGCATGGCGACGGCGCCCCTGGATTCCGACCCGGATACGCGCGTGGCGGCTTCTCAGTTCATCATCACCTTGGGCGATGAGACGGACTACTTGGATGGCAAGGCCGCTGTCTTTGGCAAGGTCGTGGAGGGCTTCGACGTGTTGGAGAAGATCAACGAGGCCATCGTAGACGACAAGGGGCACCCCCTTATCGACATTCGAATCAAGCACACCATCGTTCTCGATGACCCGTACCCCGATCCCCCCGAGCTGCGAGAGCCCAGCGCCTCGCCTCCTCCGACCAAGTCACAACTCGATACTGTTCGGATCGCGGACGAGGCTGCGCTACACGAAGACGATGATCTAGATGAGGAGGCGATCGAGAAGCGGCGGAGGGACCGCGAGGCACGGGCCCAGGCTCTCACTCTGGAAATGATGGGTGACCTGCCGTTTGCCGAGGTCGCTCCCCCTGAAAACGTCCTATTCGTCTGCAAGCTCAACCCCGTCACGACGGACGCCGATCTGGAGCTCATCTTCGGCCGATTCGGCAAGATTCTGAGTTGCGAGGTCATTCGCGATGCCAAGACAGGCGACAGTCTCCAGTATGCCTTTATCGAATATGCTGACAAGGCGTCCTGCGAGGCTGCCTATGCCAAGATGCAGGATGTCCTGATTGACGATCGGCGTATCCACGTGGACTTCTCGCAGAGTGTGAGCAAGCTGCAACAGGTCTGGAGAGACGATACAAACCAGAAGCGCAGAAAACACGCGTCCAGGGGTGGATTCGGAGGTGTTGACGAGCTCGAAAAGAGGCGGCAATACCGAGACGAATACGAGCGAAATGGAGATGATTACGATCTGGTGTACGGAGACGAGGAGATGAAGGGTCGCCACCAGCGCGCCAAAGACCGTC ATCGGAACAGGCGCGGAGACGCAGTCGAAGCCCCGGACGCTCAAGGGCCATGGATAGGGACAGAAGAGGAGATGGAGATCGATACCGATCCGATGATCGCGGTTCCGGCCGACGGCACGATCAATACGAACGGCGACGTGACGATAGGGATTCGGGTCGCAGAGACCGCAGAGACTGGGACAATCGGAATCGAGGTAGGGATCGAGA